A stretch of Streptomyces vietnamensis DNA encodes these proteins:
- a CDS encoding MFS transporter: MRSAGTAAETPAGTGAGTAHGLTALLTTAMAFSMMQLFLLGALGPRLVDRLGVSETVLGLTTTVGFGTAAVLSPLGGRIVDRVGPRRALVTLLALSAVALGLIGAAPGSGLLLVAVALGGLPQALANPATNKAILASVPAPRRGAVTGAKQSGVQLGAFVAGLPLAVVASAIGWRGAVWVAAGAALLAALWAWRALPADAPPPKGAASGQAPSRPGGPVPWLAAFSLFLGAGIASVNTYLALFGSQRLDMGPTVAGALVAVLGVAGIAGRVGWSRAATPGRAPWLPGLLAGGAVGAAVLLAAAVRVDLLVWVAAVAVGVFAVSGNAVSMVLVMQRSAPGRTGQDSALVAAGFFAGFAVGPPLFGLLAERGRYGQGWVLVAGEFAVAGAVALAWAVRDRPTRADGPR, from the coding sequence GTGAGGAGCGCGGGTACGGCGGCGGAGACACCTGCCGGTACCGGAGCGGGGACGGCCCACGGGCTGACCGCGCTCCTGACGACGGCCATGGCCTTCTCGATGATGCAGCTCTTCCTGCTCGGAGCGCTGGGCCCCCGTCTCGTCGACCGACTCGGTGTCTCGGAGACCGTGCTGGGCCTGACCACCACGGTGGGCTTCGGCACGGCGGCCGTCCTCTCGCCCCTCGGTGGCCGGATCGTCGACCGCGTCGGCCCCCGCCGGGCCCTCGTGACCCTGCTCGCCCTGTCGGCGGTGGCACTGGGCCTGATCGGTGCCGCGCCCGGCTCCGGCCTGCTGCTCGTGGCCGTCGCACTCGGCGGCCTGCCCCAGGCGCTCGCCAACCCGGCGACGAACAAGGCGATCCTGGCGTCCGTACCGGCGCCGAGGAGAGGTGCGGTCACCGGCGCCAAGCAGTCCGGTGTCCAGCTGGGGGCCTTCGTGGCCGGGCTGCCCCTCGCCGTGGTCGCGAGCGCGATCGGCTGGCGGGGTGCGGTCTGGGTGGCCGCCGGTGCGGCGCTCCTCGCCGCCCTGTGGGCCTGGCGCGCGCTGCCGGCCGACGCACCGCCGCCGAAGGGTGCCGCGAGCGGTCAGGCACCGTCCCGCCCCGGTGGTCCCGTACCCTGGCTGGCCGCCTTCTCGCTCTTCCTCGGCGCGGGCATCGCCTCCGTCAACACCTACCTCGCCCTGTTCGGCTCCCAACGCCTCGACATGGGGCCCACGGTGGCGGGCGCGCTGGTCGCCGTCCTCGGCGTCGCGGGGATCGCCGGCCGTGTCGGCTGGTCCCGGGCCGCCACCCCCGGCCGTGCCCCGTGGCTGCCGGGCCTGCTCGCGGGCGGAGCGGTGGGCGCGGCCGTGCTCCTGGCCGCCGCCGTCCGCGTCGACCTGCTGGTGTGGGTGGCCGCCGTGGCGGTCGGCGTGTTCGCCGTGTCCGGCAACGCCGTGTCGATGGTCCTGGTGATGCAGCGCTCCGCTCCGGGCCGCACCGGCCAGGACTCCGCTCTGGTCGCCGCCGGCTTCTTCGCCGGGTTCGCCGTGGGCCCGCCGCTGTTCGGGCTCCTGGCGGAGCGCGGGAGGTACGGGCAGGGCTGGGTCCTCGTCGCGGGGGAGTTCGCCGTCGCGGGGGCCGTCGCGCTCGCCTGGGCGGTACGGGACCGCCCTACGCGTGCGGACGGTCCGCGATGA
- a CDS encoding sigma-70 family RNA polymerase sigma factor: MTPAHDTLLQRPPRTSRSAHAPDADTDAATTRLALAARDGDPAKADLFVRALHRDVRRYVTYLSADRQAADDLTQEVFLRALAALPRFEGRSSARTWLLSIARRTVVDSLRHAAARPRLSDRDDWQAEAEHTQPRGLPGFEDGVALAELLATIPTERKNAFVLTQLLGLPYAEAAEAIGCPVGTVRSRVARARTSLVALLRGEEEPTPAAVPASRDDVPNRRRFTRAPALA, translated from the coding sequence ATGACTCCTGCCCACGACACCCTCCTTCAGCGTCCGCCGAGGACCTCCCGTTCGGCACACGCGCCGGACGCGGACACCGACGCGGCGACGACACGGCTCGCACTGGCCGCCCGCGACGGCGACCCGGCCAAGGCCGACCTCTTCGTACGTGCTCTGCACCGCGACGTCCGGCGCTATGTGACCTACCTCAGCGCCGATCGCCAGGCGGCCGACGACCTCACCCAGGAGGTGTTCCTCCGCGCGCTCGCCGCACTGCCCCGTTTCGAGGGGCGTTCCTCGGCCCGCACCTGGCTCCTGTCGATAGCCCGCCGTACGGTCGTCGACAGCCTCCGGCACGCGGCCGCACGGCCGCGCCTCTCCGACCGCGACGACTGGCAGGCAGAGGCCGAGCACACCCAGCCGCGCGGGCTTCCCGGCTTCGAGGACGGCGTCGCGCTCGCCGAACTCCTGGCCACGATCCCGACCGAGCGGAAGAACGCCTTCGTCCTCACCCAACTGCTCGGCCTGCCCTACGCCGAGGCCGCCGAGGCCATCGGCTGTCCCGTCGGCACGGTCCGCTCGCGGGTCGCACGGGCCCGGACGTCCCTGGTCGCCCTGCTGCGGGGCGAGGAGGAGCCGACTCCCGCGGCCGTGCCTGCGTCGCGCGACGACGTGCCGAACCGCAGACGGTTCACGCGGGCACCGGCGCTCGCCTGA